A single window of Cellulomonas sp. NTE-D12 DNA harbors:
- the adh gene encoding aldehyde dehydrogenase, which yields MTVYAAPGQPGSPARYRDRYDHWIGGEWVAPASGRYFENPTPITGRTFTEVARGDADDVERALDAAHGAARSWGRTTATERAVILNKIADRMEQHLEEIAVAESWENGKPVRETLAADIPLAIDHFRYFAGAVRAQEGSISEIDADTIAYHFHEPLGVVGQIIPWNFPLLMAVWKLAPALAAGNTVVLKPAEQTPASILYLMELIHDLLPAGVVNVVNGFGVEAGKPLASSSRIRKIAFTGETTTGRLIMQYASQNIIPVTLELGGKSPNIFFDDVARTKDDYYDKALEGFTMFALNQGEVCTCPSRALIQESIYDDFLADATARTQAIKQGNPLDTETMIGAQASHDQLEKILSYIEIGKAEGATVRTGGERAHLDGDLAGGYYVQPTIFEGKNSMRIFQEEIFGPVVAVTSFEDYSDAIHIANDTLYGLGAGVWSREQNTAYRAGRDIEAGRVWTNCYHAYPAAAAFGGYKGSGVGRENHKMMLDHYQQTKNLLVSYSGTKLGFF from the coding sequence ATGACCGTCTACGCAGCCCCCGGTCAGCCCGGCAGCCCCGCCCGCTACCGCGACCGGTACGACCACTGGATCGGCGGCGAGTGGGTGGCTCCCGCGTCCGGCCGGTACTTCGAGAACCCCACGCCGATCACCGGCCGCACGTTCACCGAGGTGGCGCGCGGCGACGCGGACGACGTCGAGCGGGCGCTGGACGCCGCGCACGGTGCAGCCCGGTCCTGGGGCCGGACCACTGCCACCGAGCGGGCCGTGATCCTCAACAAGATCGCCGACCGCATGGAGCAGCACCTCGAGGAGATCGCCGTCGCCGAGTCGTGGGAGAACGGCAAGCCGGTGCGCGAGACGCTGGCTGCCGACATCCCCCTGGCCATCGACCACTTCCGGTACTTCGCCGGTGCGGTACGGGCCCAGGAGGGGTCGATCTCCGAGATCGACGCCGACACCATCGCGTACCACTTCCACGAGCCCCTGGGTGTCGTCGGGCAGATCATCCCGTGGAACTTCCCGCTGCTGATGGCGGTGTGGAAGCTGGCGCCGGCCCTGGCCGCCGGCAACACCGTGGTGCTCAAGCCCGCCGAGCAGACGCCGGCGTCGATCCTCTACCTGATGGAGCTGATCCACGACCTGCTGCCCGCGGGCGTGGTCAACGTCGTCAACGGGTTCGGCGTCGAGGCCGGCAAGCCGCTCGCCTCGAGCAGCCGCATCCGCAAGATCGCCTTCACCGGCGAGACCACCACGGGCCGGCTGATCATGCAGTACGCCAGCCAGAACATCATCCCGGTCACCCTGGAGCTGGGCGGCAAGAGCCCGAACATCTTCTTCGACGACGTCGCCCGCACCAAGGACGACTACTACGACAAGGCGCTCGAGGGCTTCACCATGTTCGCCCTCAACCAGGGCGAGGTGTGCACCTGCCCGTCCCGCGCGCTGATCCAGGAGTCGATCTACGACGACTTCCTGGCGGACGCCACCGCCCGCACGCAGGCGATCAAGCAGGGCAACCCCCTGGACACCGAGACGATGATCGGCGCCCAGGCGTCGCACGACCAGCTGGAGAAGATCCTCAGCTACATCGAGATCGGCAAGGCGGAGGGCGCCACCGTCCGCACCGGCGGCGAGCGTGCGCACCTCGACGGCGACCTGGCCGGCGGCTACTACGTGCAGCCGACGATCTTCGAGGGCAAGAACTCGATGCGGATCTTCCAGGAGGAGATCTTCGGGCCCGTCGTGGCCGTCACCAGCTTCGAGGACTACTCGGATGCGATCCACATCGCCAACGACACCCTCTACGGCCTCGGCGCCGGTGTGTGGTCCCGCGAGCAGAACACCGCCTACCGGGCGGGCCGCGACATCGAGGCCGGTCGCGTGTGGACCAACTGCTACCACGCCTACCCGGCAGCGGCGGCGTTCGGTGGCTACAAGGGCTCGGGCGTCGGCCGCGAGAACCACAAGATGATGCTCGACCACTACCAGCAGACCAAGAACCTCCTGGTCAGCTACTCGGGCACCAAGCTCGGCTTCTTCTGA
- a CDS encoding DUF779 domain-containing protein — MTTTTVQRVTATDAALDELRSLRDRHGPLMIHQSGGCCDGSSPMCYPAGDLLLGDADVHLGDLRLAGIEPDQGEPGGAADVVPVWMGKAQYAYWQHTHLTIDLVTGRGAGFSLEAPDGVRFMIRSRLLTDDELTTLRTAGLLLDPPVGPAT; from the coding sequence ATGACGACGACGACGGTGCAGCGGGTGACCGCGACCGATGCGGCCCTCGACGAGCTGCGGTCGCTCCGCGACCGCCACGGGCCGCTGATGATCCACCAGTCCGGCGGCTGCTGCGACGGCTCGTCGCCCATGTGCTACCCCGCCGGTGACCTGCTGCTGGGCGACGCCGACGTGCACCTCGGCGACCTGCGGCTGGCCGGCATCGAACCGGATCAGGGCGAGCCTGGGGGCGCTGCCGACGTGGTGCCCGTCTGGATGGGCAAGGCGCAGTACGCCTACTGGCAGCACACCCACCTGACCATCGACCTGGTGACGGGGCGCGGCGCCGGCTTCTCCCTCGAGGCGCCGGACGGGGTCCGCTTCATGATCCGCTCCCGCCTGCTGACCGACGACGAGCTCACCACCCTCCGCACCGCCGGCCTGCTGCTGGACCCGCCGGTCGGCCCCGCTACCTGA
- a CDS encoding alpha/beta hydrolase translates to MTLHPQARALIEQLPDSGPQDLSTVDVDRAAARSAALAQADRVPIEHVADLDADGVPVRLYRPRLGAPVALYVHGGGWMFHDLETHDAFCRYLADATGWALLAVDFRRAPEHPYPAPLDDVQTAARWLRSHGAEHHVDAMWLPGIGDSSGANLLAGLTVRDPSALDFQVLMYPPTDRRWPLDPAADTAALTGAEMDWFWEHYAPGSLGDSPDVSVLRAPGLSQVPPTLVVTAEHDPLAAEGRAYATALAEAGAEVVGFETMGQVHSFWRQPLTMEASRALVPMVGALLHSHRARARAG, encoded by the coding sequence ATGACGTTGCACCCGCAGGCGCGCGCCCTCATCGAGCAGCTGCCCGACTCGGGTCCGCAGGACCTGTCCACGGTCGACGTCGATCGCGCGGCCGCCCGCAGTGCGGCCCTCGCCCAGGCCGACCGGGTGCCGATCGAGCACGTCGCGGACCTGGACGCCGACGGTGTCCCCGTCCGGCTCTACCGACCGCGGCTCGGTGCACCGGTCGCGCTGTACGTGCACGGCGGCGGGTGGATGTTCCACGACCTCGAGACGCACGACGCCTTCTGCCGCTACCTCGCGGACGCCACCGGGTGGGCGCTGCTGGCCGTCGACTTCCGCCGTGCGCCCGAGCATCCCTACCCGGCCCCGCTCGACGACGTGCAGACGGCGGCCCGGTGGCTCCGGTCGCACGGTGCCGAGCACCACGTCGACGCGATGTGGCTGCCCGGCATCGGTGACTCGTCGGGCGCCAACCTGCTCGCCGGGCTGACGGTGCGCGATCCCTCGGCGCTGGACTTCCAGGTGCTGATGTACCCGCCGACGGACCGCCGCTGGCCGCTGGACCCTGCGGCGGACACCGCCGCCCTGACCGGTGCCGAGATGGACTGGTTCTGGGAGCACTACGCCCCCGGCTCGCTGGGCGACAGCCCGGACGTGTCGGTGCTCCGGGCACCCGGCCTGTCGCAGGTGCCGCCGACGCTCGTCGTCACCGCGGAGCACGACCCGCTCGCCGCCGAGGGCCGGGCGTACGCCACCGCGCTGGCGGAGGCCGGTGCCGAGGTGGTGGGCTTCGAGACGATGGGCCAGGTCCACTCGTTCTGGCGGCAGCCACTGACGATGGAGGCCTCGCGCGCCCTGGTGCCGATGGTCGGCGCCCTCCTGCACAGCCACCGCGCCCGCGCCCGCGCGGGATGA
- a CDS encoding methyltransferase domain-containing protein: MLAAEATEVLVVAQPPAGVPGRDDALAVQHTGPLRDVLELRTAVAAWIHLHFDVPRPRSLTSGDHLSRIVDAVYASLRVAGSSSFRFEAAGADSAVFGRLAELLHQATGLQHRPDDGELVVKVRRGRRHGEADPGWDVLVRIGPRPLSARRWRVVDLPGAANATIAAAMSRLAGVRAEDRVLNLMCGSGTLLIERLLAGPAATAVGVDLDADVLTGAQQNLQAAGLGRAARLTRGDAADPVALRSLLPDERFDVVLADPPWGGLLGNHADAPAVHAGLLAAAHAVAARGARLAVLTHEVTVMQRAVAAAADLWTPIGDPLRVYAKGHHPRIWLLRRR; encoded by the coding sequence GTGCTCGCCGCGGAGGCGACCGAGGTGCTGGTCGTCGCGCAGCCACCGGCGGGGGTGCCCGGCCGGGACGATGCGCTGGCCGTGCAGCACACCGGTCCCCTGCGGGACGTCCTCGAGCTGCGCACCGCGGTCGCCGCGTGGATCCACCTGCACTTCGACGTGCCGCGCCCCAGGTCGCTGACCAGCGGCGACCACCTGTCCCGCATCGTCGACGCGGTGTACGCGTCGTTGCGCGTGGCGGGCTCGTCGTCCTTCCGCTTCGAGGCCGCCGGGGCCGACTCGGCGGTGTTCGGCCGGCTGGCCGAGCTGCTGCACCAGGCGACCGGGCTGCAGCACCGGCCCGACGACGGCGAGCTGGTGGTGAAGGTGCGCCGCGGCCGACGGCACGGCGAGGCGGACCCGGGCTGGGACGTGCTGGTGCGGATCGGTCCGCGGCCGCTGTCCGCCCGGCGGTGGCGGGTGGTGGACCTGCCGGGTGCCGCGAACGCCACCATCGCCGCGGCGATGAGCCGGCTGGCCGGCGTCCGGGCCGAGGACCGCGTGCTCAACCTGATGTGCGGGTCGGGCACGTTGCTGATCGAGCGGCTGCTGGCGGGTCCGGCGGCGACGGCGGTCGGCGTCGACCTGGATGCGGACGTGCTGACCGGGGCGCAGCAGAACCTGCAGGCGGCTGGCCTCGGCCGCGCCGCCCGTCTGACCAGGGGCGATGCCGCCGACCCCGTCGCCCTGCGGTCGCTGCTCCCCGACGAGCGGTTCGACGTGGTGCTGGCCGACCCGCCGTGGGGCGGCCTGCTCGGCAACCATGCCGACGCGCCCGCCGTCCACGCAGGACTGCTCGCCGCCGCGCACGCGGTGGCCGCGCGCGGTGCCCGCCTCGCGGTGCTCACCCACGAGGTGACGGTGATGCAGCGCGCCGTCGCGGCCGCCGCCGACCTGTGGACCCCGATCGGCGACCCGCTGCGCGTCTACGCCAAGGGCCACCACCCCCGCATCTGGCTCCTCCGCCGCCGCTGA
- a CDS encoding TetR/AcrR family transcriptional regulator has translation MPKIIGGSLREHREETRRRLFAALAEQLNDRGFDTITLADIASAAGVGRTAVYNHFADKEALLVGYIAHSTEAYADALEESLADVDDPVEQLRSYVRAMVQLKHDHHLPGSELRSMLSRATQARLREHVTDFERVLRGVLSRGIAAGVFPEQDLSTTVPLVNACLSGRGVPGEGAARARAIQQTEQFVLRAVGALDAVSA, from the coding sequence ATGCCCAAGATCATCGGCGGGTCGCTCCGCGAGCACCGCGAGGAGACGCGTCGACGACTGTTCGCGGCCCTGGCCGAGCAGCTGAACGACCGTGGGTTCGACACCATCACCCTCGCCGACATCGCCTCCGCCGCCGGGGTGGGCCGCACGGCCGTCTACAACCACTTCGCCGACAAGGAGGCGCTGCTCGTCGGGTACATCGCCCACTCGACCGAGGCCTACGCCGACGCGCTCGAGGAGTCGCTGGCGGACGTGGACGACCCCGTGGAGCAGCTGCGCAGCTACGTGCGCGCGATGGTGCAGCTCAAGCACGACCACCACCTGCCCGGCTCGGAGCTGCGGTCGATGCTGTCCCGGGCCACCCAGGCGCGGCTGCGTGAGCACGTCACCGACTTCGAGCGCGTGCTGCGCGGCGTGCTGTCCCGCGGCATCGCCGCCGGGGTGTTCCCCGAGCAGGACCTGTCCACGACGGTCCCCCTGGTCAACGCGTGCCTGTCCGGCCGTGGCGTGCCCGGTGAGGGCGCCGCGCGGGCACGGGCGATCCAGCAGACCGAGCAGTTCGTGCTGCGGGCGGTCGGCGCGCTCGACGCCGTCTCGGCCTGA
- a CDS encoding DinB family protein: MAAEIEPDTKDWTWVLQQPCPECGFDATTVDPRSIGATVRALVPRWQVALARDDVRDRPEPATWSTLEYGAHVRDVFRVMDQRLALILEHDDPQFANWDQDATAVAERYDLQDPALVSHELGGAAAVLADRYDSVPDDAWQRPGRRSNGSVFTVDTLGRYMLHDVLHHLHDVRG; encoded by the coding sequence GTGGCCGCCGAGATCGAGCCGGACACCAAGGACTGGACCTGGGTGCTGCAGCAGCCGTGCCCCGAGTGCGGGTTCGACGCGACGACGGTGGACCCGCGCTCGATCGGCGCGACCGTCCGTGCGCTGGTGCCCCGGTGGCAGGTCGCGCTGGCCCGCGACGACGTCCGCGACCGTCCCGAGCCGGCCACGTGGTCCACCCTCGAGTACGGCGCCCACGTCCGGGACGTGTTCCGGGTGATGGACCAGCGGTTGGCGCTGATCCTCGAGCACGACGACCCGCAGTTCGCCAACTGGGACCAGGACGCCACCGCGGTGGCCGAGCGGTACGACCTGCAGGACCCGGCGCTCGTCTCGCACGAGCTCGGGGGTGCGGCCGCCGTGCTCGCCGACCGCTACGACTCCGTCCCGGACGACGCCTGGCAGCGACCGGGCCGCCGGTCCAACGGCTCGGTGTTCACCGTCGACACGCTCGGTCGCTACATGCTGCACGACGTGCTGCACCACCTGCACGACGTGCGCGGCTGA
- a CDS encoding SpoIIE family protein phosphatase, protein MTTQDDDEPNLPLSPPYRIEIEALAVAMERAGADQDGGVDHLDPARALGRAAIAAAGIGIFDWDLRTGVLAWDERLLEMFGYDRETFGGTIESFDSAVHPDDVPMVHRAIREAIESTGEYAAEYRVVRPGGVTRWVTARGLALPGPDGTAVRLLGAAFDSTAERDHEVRVARVLEAMPTAFFSVDTHWRFTYVNSSAEHLLQRSRDELLGQDLWELFPAAVGSQFEKSYRLAVDTGEPVNFDAYYPAPLDAWYEVHAWPTPDGLSVYFLDVTGRRRDAALAAAAARRAQLASTVAVELSETLQAEEAVGRLAKLVVPVLADWSVVTLVEPGEPRRGPRLRDVGSWHHDPGRRALVERYATQRLASLTPQSFLNRAARTGETVIVPGDATASMLEVLVPGEASELLRHLDPGNAVVLPLRGRGRTVGVLSLFHDRGRAPLTDEDLQLAADVAGRAGLALDNARLYKEQLTLAEGLQRSLLTKPPSPDHLQIEVRYEPAAEAARVGGDWYDAFLQSDGATVLVIGDVVGHDVLAAAEMGQVRSILRGIAVATGGAPAEVLSTVDKAMRTLQTESIATAVVARLEQTPEDLAQHRTRVRWSNAGHPMPMLLHADGTVEPLHDGQPDPLLGIMPDVPRHETEVVLERDSTLLLYTDGLVERRDMPVRDGMARLEALLAELAAKDLGLAELCDELLKRVLPGRREDDVALVAVRLHPQDEPRPPEAGPVEVPPDVPPDPAAP, encoded by the coding sequence ATGACGACGCAGGACGACGACGAGCCCAACCTCCCGCTGTCGCCCCCGTACCGGATCGAGATCGAAGCGCTGGCCGTCGCCATGGAGCGGGCCGGCGCGGACCAGGACGGCGGCGTCGACCACCTCGATCCCGCCCGCGCCCTGGGCCGCGCGGCCATCGCCGCCGCCGGCATCGGCATCTTCGACTGGGACCTGCGCACCGGCGTGCTGGCGTGGGACGAGCGGCTGCTGGAGATGTTCGGCTACGACCGCGAGACCTTCGGCGGCACCATCGAGAGCTTCGACTCCGCGGTGCACCCGGACGACGTCCCGATGGTGCACCGGGCGATCCGGGAGGCGATCGAGAGCACCGGTGAGTACGCCGCCGAGTACCGGGTGGTGCGGCCCGGCGGCGTCACCCGCTGGGTCACCGCGCGCGGCCTGGCGCTGCCCGGCCCGGACGGGACTGCGGTCCGCCTGCTCGGCGCCGCCTTCGACTCCACCGCCGAGCGGGACCACGAGGTGCGCGTCGCCCGGGTGCTCGAGGCGATGCCGACGGCGTTCTTCTCGGTGGACACCCACTGGCGGTTCACCTACGTGAACTCCTCCGCCGAGCACCTGCTGCAGCGCAGCCGCGACGAGCTGCTGGGCCAGGACCTGTGGGAGCTGTTCCCCGCGGCGGTCGGCTCCCAGTTCGAGAAGAGCTACCGGCTGGCCGTCGACACGGGCGAGCCGGTGAACTTCGACGCGTACTACCCCGCACCGCTGGACGCCTGGTACGAGGTGCACGCGTGGCCGACGCCCGACGGGCTGTCGGTGTACTTCCTCGACGTGACCGGCCGCCGCCGCGACGCCGCCCTCGCGGCAGCCGCCGCCCGCCGCGCCCAGCTCGCGTCGACCGTGGCGGTGGAGCTGTCCGAGACGCTGCAGGCCGAGGAGGCCGTCGGGCGGCTGGCCAAGCTGGTGGTGCCCGTGCTGGCCGACTGGAGCGTGGTCACGCTGGTGGAGCCGGGCGAGCCGCGCCGCGGCCCGCGGCTCCGCGACGTCGGCTCGTGGCACCACGACCCGGGACGACGGGCGCTGGTGGAGCGGTACGCCACCCAGCGGCTGGCGTCGCTGACCCCGCAGTCGTTCCTCAACCGCGCGGCGCGCACCGGCGAGACGGTGATCGTCCCCGGCGACGCCACCGCGTCGATGCTCGAGGTGCTGGTGCCAGGTGAGGCCAGCGAGCTGCTGCGCCACCTCGACCCGGGCAACGCCGTGGTGCTTCCGCTGCGCGGCCGCGGGCGCACCGTCGGCGTGCTGTCGCTGTTCCACGACCGCGGCCGGGCGCCCTTGACGGACGAGGACCTGCAGCTGGCGGCCGACGTGGCCGGCCGTGCCGGCCTCGCCCTGGACAACGCCCGGCTCTACAAGGAGCAGCTGACGCTGGCCGAGGGGCTGCAGCGGTCGCTGCTGACCAAGCCGCCGTCGCCGGACCACCTGCAGATCGAGGTGCGGTACGAGCCGGCAGCTGAGGCGGCCCGGGTGGGGGGCGACTGGTACGACGCGTTCCTCCAGTCCGACGGCGCCACGGTGCTGGTGATCGGCGACGTGGTGGGGCACGACGTGCTGGCGGCGGCCGAGATGGGCCAGGTCCGCTCGATCCTTCGGGGGATCGCCGTGGCGACCGGTGGTGCGCCGGCGGAGGTGCTCAGCACGGTCGACAAGGCGATGCGCACGCTGCAGACCGAGTCCATCGCCACCGCCGTCGTCGCGCGCCTGGAGCAGACGCCGGAGGACCTGGCTCAGCACCGGACCCGCGTGCGGTGGTCCAACGCCGGCCACCCGATGCCGATGCTGCTGCACGCCGACGGCACCGTCGAACCGCTGCACGACGGCCAGCCGGACCCGCTGCTGGGGATCATGCCGGACGTCCCCCGGCACGAGACCGAGGTGGTGCTCGAGCGGGACAGCACCCTGCTGCTGTACACCGACGGTCTGGTGGAACGGCGGGACATGCCCGTGCGCGACGGGATGGCGCGGCTGGAAGCCCTCCTCGCCGAGCTGGCCGCGAAGGACCTCGGGCTCGCGGAGCTGTGCGACGAGCTCCTGAAGCGCGTGCTGCCCGGGCGGCGGGAGGACGACGTCGCCCTCGTGGCCGTGCGGCTGCACCCGCAGGACGAGCCACGGCCGCCCGAGGCCGGTCCCGTGGAGGTGCCGCCCGACGTGCCGCCGGACCCCGCGGCGCCCTAG
- a CDS encoding TetR family transcriptional regulator translates to MRTAEPSDHRPSSDLTARARIRDAAIACFAEDGFTASFRTIAARADVSPGLITHHFASKVALRAECDAEVLRRYQSLKTDSLGDPSGFLVANLSEPGPAAELTLYMLRAIHAGGRPAQQFLERLVDNARGVMQASVEAGLVRPSRDEEARLRLLVNQAMGGLLIQLLIAPEATPETFGTSVLELQRAQILPLLELYTEGFLATPRMLDDYLAYLGDPPPAEADAENDERTA, encoded by the coding sequence GTGCGTACAGCCGAGCCGTCGGACCACCGTCCGTCGTCGGACCTCACCGCCCGCGCCCGCATCCGAGACGCGGCCATCGCGTGCTTCGCGGAGGACGGGTTCACCGCCTCCTTCCGCACCATCGCGGCCCGCGCCGACGTCTCGCCCGGCCTGATCACGCACCACTTCGCCTCCAAGGTCGCGCTGCGCGCGGAGTGCGATGCCGAGGTGCTGCGCCGCTACCAGTCGCTCAAGACGGACAGCCTCGGCGACCCGAGCGGCTTCCTCGTCGCGAACCTCTCGGAGCCCGGTCCGGCCGCCGAGCTGACGCTCTACATGCTGCGCGCCATCCACGCCGGAGGCCGTCCCGCGCAGCAGTTCCTGGAGCGGCTCGTCGACAACGCCCGCGGCGTGATGCAGGCCAGCGTCGAGGCCGGGCTGGTGCGCCCCTCGCGCGACGAGGAGGCCCGGCTGCGGCTGCTGGTCAACCAGGCGATGGGCGGACTGCTCATCCAGCTGCTGATCGCGCCCGAGGCCACCCCCGAGACCTTCGGTACGTCGGTGCTGGAGCTGCAGCGCGCGCAGATCCTGCCGCTCCTCGAGCTCTACACCGAGGGCTTCCTCGCGACGCCTCGCATGCTCGACGACTACCTCGCCTACCTCGGCGACCCGCCCCCTGCCGAGGCAGACGCCGAGAACGACGAGCGCACCGCCTGA
- a CDS encoding ABC transporter ATP-binding protein yields MPTNQPAVQIEGLTKSFGNVHALRGLDLTVPSGQVTGFLGPNGSGKTTTIRILLGLLRSDGGRATVLGGDPWADAVRLHRSIAYVPGDVTLWPNLTGGEAIDILCRLSGPLDPRRKQQMLDRFELDPTKKARTYSKGNRQKVALVAALASDAELLLLDEPTSGLDPIMETAFTESITEVKAQGRSVLLSSHIFAEVEKLADTVTIIRNGVTVETGSIAQLRQRLRTQVTAVLAGGSAALAAVDGVHDLVQVDGQTRFTVDEESLPAVLAQVARLQPRSLVANPPSLEELFLRHYGEELAAVNGADSNGAGRNGAQK; encoded by the coding sequence ATGCCCACCAACCAGCCGGCCGTCCAGATCGAGGGCCTGACCAAGAGCTTCGGCAACGTCCACGCGCTGCGCGGCCTCGACCTCACCGTCCCGTCCGGCCAGGTGACCGGCTTCCTCGGGCCCAACGGCTCGGGCAAGACGACGACGATCCGCATCCTGCTCGGCCTGCTCCGCTCCGACGGCGGCCGGGCCACCGTGCTCGGCGGCGACCCGTGGGCCGACGCCGTCCGGCTGCACCGGTCCATCGCCTACGTCCCCGGCGACGTCACCCTGTGGCCCAACCTCACGGGCGGCGAGGCGATCGACATCCTCTGCCGGCTGTCCGGCCCGCTGGACCCGCGGCGCAAGCAGCAGATGCTCGACCGCTTCGAGCTGGACCCCACCAAGAAGGCCCGCACGTACTCGAAGGGCAACCGGCAGAAGGTCGCCCTGGTCGCGGCGCTGGCGTCCGACGCGGAGCTCCTCCTGCTCGACGAGCCCACCAGCGGCCTCGACCCGATCATGGAGACCGCGTTCACCGAGTCGATCACCGAGGTGAAGGCGCAGGGCCGGTCCGTGCTGCTGTCCAGCCACATCTTCGCCGAGGTGGAGAAGCTGGCGGACACCGTCACGATCATCCGCAACGGGGTCACCGTCGAGACGGGCAGCATCGCCCAGCTGCGGCAGCGGCTGCGCACGCAGGTCACTGCCGTGCTGGCCGGCGGGTCGGCGGCCCTGGCCGCGGTCGACGGGGTTCACGACCTGGTCCAGGTGGACGGGCAGACCCGGTTCACCGTGGACGAGGAGTCCCTGCCGGCCGTGCTGGCGCAGGTGGCCCGGCTGCAGCCCCGGTCGCTGGTGGCCAACCCGCCGTCGCTGGAGGAGCTGTTCCTGCGGCACTACGGCGAGGAGCTGGCGGCCGTCAACGGAGCCGACTCGAACGGTGCCGGGCGGAACGGGGCGCAGAAGTGA
- a CDS encoding ABC transporter permease produces the protein MTTVAPRTRAAAVALPTRGRPADTLAGLGAMVRFVVRRNRVRLAVWLVVLVGMFAYVGAYYKSLFTTQQALDDFAKVSDTPGIRALTGLAAAPNTLGGAVWTKVWMTCALALAFGVVFLVTRNGRADEEVGRTELLRSRELGLHAYPAASWLVCAVLSVLVGALIAAVSAASGLDPYGTGITGSLIVGASVTGVGLVGLGVGAVAGQVASTSRGANALGSAVLGVLYVMRMVGDLGDGRLTWASPVGWGQEMQPWGADRWWPFGLLVVLAVVLLALATVLEAHRDHGAGLMPQRPGPAGAPARYATPLGLGLRLQRGPVVGWSVTVVLCGLLFGSVVHAMDNLLNDAGTPLPAILRGRGIDALMAVLAGMIALIVAVYAVQSATTLRADEASGLVETQLAGALSRWRWALQRLLIPAVGGAVLLAAGGALLGASYGATVHDGSWTGRMAVASLVYWPAVMVLVGVAVALFGWLPRVAIALTWGLLAALWFVMLIGDALHLPHWVLGVLPFSATPYMPLDPMRWTPVVVMTAVAALLVWAGIDRFARRDVVPG, from the coding sequence GTGACCACCGTCGCGCCCCGGACACGCGCTGCCGCGGTGGCGCTGCCGACGCGGGGGCGGCCGGCGGACACGCTGGCGGGGCTCGGTGCGATGGTGCGCTTCGTCGTGCGCCGCAACCGCGTGCGGCTGGCGGTATGGCTCGTCGTGCTCGTCGGGATGTTCGCCTACGTCGGCGCCTACTACAAGAGCCTGTTCACCACGCAGCAGGCGCTCGACGACTTCGCCAAGGTCAGCGACACCCCCGGCATCCGGGCGCTGACCGGCCTGGCGGCGGCGCCGAACACCCTCGGCGGGGCCGTCTGGACCAAGGTCTGGATGACGTGCGCGCTGGCGCTGGCGTTCGGCGTCGTCTTCCTGGTCACCCGCAACGGGCGGGCGGACGAGGAGGTGGGCCGCACGGAGCTGCTGCGCTCGCGGGAGCTGGGGCTGCACGCGTACCCGGCGGCGTCGTGGCTGGTCTGCGCGGTGCTGTCCGTGCTGGTCGGCGCCCTGATCGCCGCCGTCTCGGCCGCCTCGGGCCTCGACCCGTACGGCACCGGCATCACCGGCTCGCTGATCGTCGGCGCCTCCGTCACCGGCGTGGGGCTGGTGGGCCTCGGGGTCGGGGCCGTGGCCGGTCAGGTCGCCTCCACGTCCCGCGGCGCCAACGCCCTGGGGTCCGCGGTGCTGGGCGTGCTGTACGTGATGCGGATGGTCGGCGACCTGGGCGACGGGCGGCTGACGTGGGCGTCGCCGGTGGGCTGGGGCCAGGAGATGCAGCCGTGGGGTGCCGACCGGTGGTGGCCGTTCGGGCTGCTCGTCGTGCTCGCCGTCGTGCTGCTGGCGCTGGCGACCGTGCTCGAGGCGCACCGCGACCACGGTGCCGGCCTGATGCCGCAGCGTCCCGGGCCGGCCGGTGCGCCGGCGCGGTACGCGACCCCGCTGGGTCTGGGGCTGCGGCTGCAGCGCGGGCCTGTGGTCGGCTGGAGCGTCACCGTCGTGCTGTGCGGGCTGCTGTTCGGCTCGGTGGTGCACGCGATGGACAACCTGCTCAACGATGCCGGCACCCCGCTGCCCGCCATCCTGCGCGGCCGCGGCATCGACGCCCTGATGGCGGTGCTCGCCGGGATGATCGCCCTGATCGTGGCCGTGTACGCGGTGCAGTCGGCGACGACGCTGCGGGCCGACGAGGCCTCCGGCCTGGTGGAGACGCAGCTGGCCGGGGCGCTGTCGCGGTGGCGGTGGGCGCTGCAGCGGCTGCTGATCCCGGCCGTCGGCGGCGCGGTGCTGCTCGCCGCGGGCGGTGCCCTGCTCGGCGCCAGCTACGGGGCCACGGTGCACGACGGCTCGTGGACCGGCCGGATGGCCGTCGCGTCGCTCGTCTACTGGCCGGCGGTGATGGTGCTGGTCGGGGTGGCTGTGGCGCTGTTCGGCTGGCTGCCGCGGGTGGCGATCGCGCTGACGTGGGGGCTGCTGGCGGCGCTGTGGTTCGTCATGCTGATCGGCGACGCCCTGCACCTGCCCCACTGGGTGCTCGGGGTGCTGCCGTTCTCCGCGACCCCCTACATGCCGCTGGACCCGATGCGGTGGACGCCCGTGGTGGTGATGACGGCCGTCGCCGCGCTCCTGGTGTGGGCCGGGATCGACCGGTTCGCGCGGCGGGACGTCGTCCCCGGCTGA